In one Pseudarthrobacter sp. NBSH8 genomic region, the following are encoded:
- a CDS encoding LysR family transcriptional regulator, producing the protein MVNPVHLKTLLEVTRLGSFAAAAARLGYTASAVSQQMSALERETDVVLFQRSARSVVPTEAAVVMTRHAAKVLTDIEALMAAASKTHSSSSQELRLGIFPSLATYVLPRILKNPAWKDLGIDLKVSVAEPAQTIQGLRTGGELDVALVFQVGQSGLAWPHTINRQWIGDDNFRVVLPAAWGFRTDAKVAADHLSELPWIMHHPGSPDAVVIDRLFASCNLYPRVVAHSDDFHASLEMAAAGLGAALVPELALRHRPAGVVVLDVPEIRLARNVFALLINEKKTARVQLFVDLLADTMNQAPARG; encoded by the coding sequence TTGGTAAATCCCGTTCATCTGAAGACTCTCCTCGAAGTTACCCGGCTGGGCTCGTTTGCGGCCGCAGCGGCACGCCTGGGATACACGGCGTCGGCGGTGTCGCAGCAGATGTCCGCCCTGGAACGCGAGACGGATGTGGTCCTGTTCCAGCGTTCGGCCCGCAGCGTGGTCCCCACCGAAGCCGCGGTGGTGATGACCCGGCACGCCGCGAAGGTCCTGACGGACATCGAAGCCCTGATGGCGGCAGCCTCGAAGACACACAGCAGCTCCAGCCAGGAGCTGCGGCTGGGAATCTTTCCCAGCCTGGCCACCTACGTCCTCCCCCGCATCTTGAAGAATCCGGCGTGGAAAGACCTGGGCATCGACCTCAAGGTGTCCGTGGCCGAGCCGGCCCAGACCATCCAGGGACTGCGCACCGGCGGGGAGCTGGATGTGGCGTTGGTCTTCCAGGTGGGCCAGTCGGGGCTCGCCTGGCCGCACACTATCAACCGGCAGTGGATCGGCGACGACAACTTCCGCGTGGTGCTGCCCGCGGCCTGGGGGTTCCGCACGGACGCCAAGGTGGCGGCGGACCATTTGTCCGAACTGCCCTGGATCATGCACCACCCCGGGAGCCCCGATGCCGTGGTGATCGATCGGCTCTTTGCCAGCTGCAACCTGTATCCGCGCGTGGTGGCCCACAGCGACGATTTCCATGCCAGCCTCGAAATGGCGGCCGCCGGACTGGGCGCCGCACTGGTGCCCGAGCTCGCATTGCGGCACCGGCCGGCTGGCGTTGTGGTGCTGGACGTTCCCGAGATCCGGCTGGCCCGGAACGTGTTTGCCCTGCTCATCAACGAGAAGAAGACCGCCCGGGTGCAGCTGTTTGTGGACCTGCTCGCCGATACCATGAACCAGGCCCCTGCCCGAGGTTAG
- a CDS encoding BCCT family transporter, with translation MSETPKPRIVERWVFWPAAVLVTVFASFALLAPKAAEAMFSTIQSNIVNSFNWYYVLITSFFVVFSLFLGFSRFGDIKLGHDDDEPEFSLMAWFALLFAAGMGIGLVFYGVTEPLSHFANPRPGVSGTPSELAQQALSQTFLHWGVHAWSIYVVIGLALAYAIHRRKRPVSIRWALEPLLGKRVQGAWGNVIDVVALVGTLFGVATSLGLGVLQISAGLESINLVPATRGSEIVIIIIISFFVLLSVLSGLTKGMKWLSSINLVLAGLLVVYLLFFGPSTFLLREFVQSIGAYVQNFAALSFNVNAFSGEAGASWQASWTSFYWGWWISWAPFVGIFIARISRGRTVRQFVAGVILVPTVIGMLWFSVLGGTALAVELSGSGTLIGADGSVSASSALFSMLSYVPGTPVLTVGVILLIAIFFITSSDSGALVMGMIATGGQVNPKKRIRTFFVLITAVLAISLLISGGLVALQTAAIIIALPFSVVMLLICWSTYIAFSRERRAYERARRAQLVDHIGDFYGLEVEELAEHGILGSSPRWMQMLRRRNAPTGAAVPEEILPSPEPSTAAVDTIMAAEPEPRHASEHALQVENAEPDGVLISDVDNVVDHDPSATRDVKDVPNRGDQEPSRW, from the coding sequence ATGTCTGAAACCCCAAAACCACGAATAGTTGAGCGCTGGGTCTTCTGGCCCGCCGCAGTGCTGGTGACCGTTTTCGCGTCATTTGCCCTGTTGGCTCCAAAGGCCGCGGAGGCGATGTTCAGCACCATCCAGTCGAACATCGTTAACTCCTTCAACTGGTACTACGTCCTCATCACCAGCTTCTTCGTCGTCTTCAGCCTGTTCCTGGGCTTCAGCCGCTTTGGTGATATCAAGCTCGGGCACGACGACGACGAACCTGAATTCTCGCTGATGGCGTGGTTCGCACTGCTGTTCGCCGCCGGCATGGGAATCGGCCTGGTGTTCTACGGTGTCACCGAGCCGCTGAGCCACTTCGCGAATCCTCGCCCCGGCGTGAGCGGGACGCCGTCCGAGCTTGCGCAGCAGGCCCTCAGCCAGACGTTCCTGCACTGGGGTGTGCATGCCTGGTCCATCTATGTGGTGATCGGCCTCGCCCTGGCCTACGCCATCCACCGGCGTAAGCGCCCGGTCTCGATCCGCTGGGCCCTTGAGCCGCTCCTGGGCAAACGCGTCCAGGGCGCCTGGGGCAACGTCATTGACGTCGTCGCATTGGTCGGCACCCTCTTCGGTGTGGCGACCTCGCTGGGCCTCGGGGTGCTGCAGATCAGTGCCGGGCTGGAAAGCATCAACCTGGTACCGGCGACCCGCGGGTCAGAAATCGTTATTATCATCATCATTTCCTTCTTTGTGCTGCTCTCTGTCCTCTCTGGACTGACCAAGGGCATGAAGTGGCTTTCCAGCATCAACCTTGTGCTGGCCGGCCTGCTGGTCGTCTACCTGTTGTTCTTCGGTCCGTCGACGTTCCTGCTGCGCGAATTTGTGCAGTCGATCGGCGCCTACGTCCAGAACTTCGCGGCCCTGTCCTTTAACGTCAACGCCTTCTCCGGCGAAGCCGGCGCCTCCTGGCAGGCCTCCTGGACCTCCTTCTACTGGGGCTGGTGGATCTCGTGGGCCCCCTTCGTTGGAATCTTCATTGCCCGTATTTCGCGGGGCCGGACCGTCCGCCAGTTCGTGGCCGGGGTCATCCTGGTACCGACCGTCATCGGTATGCTCTGGTTCAGCGTCCTCGGCGGCACGGCCCTTGCCGTTGAGTTAAGCGGCAGCGGAACCCTGATCGGCGCCGACGGCAGCGTTAGTGCTTCCAGCGCCCTGTTCAGCATGCTCTCCTACGTTCCGGGCACCCCGGTCCTGACTGTCGGCGTTATCCTGCTGATCGCCATTTTCTTCATCACGTCCTCAGACTCCGGCGCGCTCGTGATGGGCATGATCGCCACTGGCGGGCAGGTCAATCCCAAGAAGCGTATCCGTACCTTTTTTGTCCTCATTACAGCGGTCCTGGCCATCTCGCTGCTGATCTCGGGAGGCCTCGTGGCGCTCCAGACTGCGGCGATCATCATTGCCCTGCCGTTCAGTGTGGTTATGCTGCTGATCTGCTGGTCCACCTACATCGCCTTCAGCCGGGAACGCCGGGCCTACGAGCGTGCACGCCGTGCACAACTTGTGGACCACATCGGTGACTTCTACGGCCTGGAGGTTGAAGAGCTCGCCGAGCACGGCATCCTGGGCAGCAGCCCGCGCTGGATGCAGATGTTGCGCCGCCGCAACGCACCCACAGGGGCAGCAGTGCCTGAGGAGATCCTGCCGAGCCCCGAACCCTCCACCGCAGCGGTGGATACCATCATGGCGGCGGAACCGGAACCGCGGCACGCCTCGGAGCATGCACTGCAGGTCGAGAACGCCGAGCCTGACGGCGTCCTGATCTCGGACGTTGACAACGTAGTGGATCACGATCCGTCGGCGACCCGCGATGTCAAGGACGTCCCGAACCGGGGCGACCAGGAACCCTCCCGCTGGTAA
- a CDS encoding DUF2004 domain-containing protein yields MNRVASRHFGEFELNHGRDHNVAAKHELGGHTLELDLNINAHDHFDEAAMHKVDYRLRFLPELVDEVRQMIAEELDQEGTSPQEYLHFHCSALKDEHLQKVFGVEERSQLTNDVFLKALKLGHVGIFPGQPERYFVMDFTLGAHFTDEVLVVAADEDGVVDDEILWES; encoded by the coding sequence ATGAACAGGGTAGCGAGCCGGCACTTTGGCGAATTCGAACTCAACCACGGCCGGGATCACAACGTCGCCGCCAAGCACGAACTCGGCGGCCATACGCTGGAACTCGACCTCAACATCAACGCGCACGACCATTTTGACGAAGCGGCCATGCACAAAGTGGACTACCGGCTTCGGTTCCTTCCCGAACTTGTGGACGAGGTCCGGCAGATGATCGCCGAGGAACTCGACCAGGAAGGAACCAGCCCGCAGGAATACCTTCACTTCCACTGCAGCGCGCTGAAGGACGAACACCTGCAGAAAGTCTTTGGTGTTGAAGAGCGCAGCCAGCTCACCAATGATGTGTTCCTCAAGGCCCTCAAGCTCGGCCACGTGGGCATCTTCCCCGGCCAGCCGGAGCGCTACTTTGTCATGGACTTCACCTTGGGCGCCCACTTCACGGACGAGGTGCTGGTGGTAGCCGCTGACGAAGACGGCGTGGTGGACGACGAAATCCTCTGGGAGTCCTGA
- the metE gene encoding 5-methyltetrahydropteroyltriglutamate--homocysteine S-methyltransferase — protein sequence MTEQTATPFPAASLLGYPRIGRRRELKKAIEAYWAGKIDAAALDAAAKGIQLTIAKRLQELGLTEAAAVPGTFSYYDQVLDATAHLGAVPARFGKLLNAEGQLDIDGYFTLARGTKDQQPLEMTKWFDTNYHYLVPEIGPETEFTLASNRIVEEFEFALANGVETRPYIVGPVTYLLLSKASDEAPAGFAPLSRLKDVLPVYVQLLGKLAAAGASWIQLDEPALVVDQDTPAAEIEAAVARTYEVLSAAAKRPQILVSTPYGALDGQLGTLAATNIDALHIDAFKGAAPSAAALAGLGNKTLVAGVVDGHNIWRNDLAVAAAKLDELKSAAGRIAVSTSTSTQHVPHDVTEEGQLSEELRSWLAFADQKAVEVKTLASYLADPASAQAAIDEASAVIAARAIAEGVRRDDVRARTEALTAADFSRSAYTVREAAQEEALHLPPLPTTTIGSFPQTSEIRSARARNNKGDLTNEQYGQLMKDEIKRVVELQEELGYDVLVHGEPERNDMVQYFAENLEGFDVTVHGWVQSYGSRCTRPSILWGDVTRSAPITVAWAEYAQSLTSKPMKGMLTGPVTILAWSFVRDDQPLGETANQVGLALRDEIADLEAAGIKVIQVDEPALRELLPLRKADHAAYLKWSVDSFRLATAGAADATQIHTHLCYSEFGVIIDAIDGLDADVTSIEAARSRMEVVHDLESHGFGRGVGPGVYDIHSPRVPGEAEVTELLATAVKHVPSRQLWVNPDCGLKTRGYAETEESLRNLVKATKTVRAGLLQSAK from the coding sequence ATGACTGAACAGACTGCCACCCCGTTTCCGGCCGCGTCACTCCTCGGCTACCCGCGCATCGGCCGCCGCCGCGAGCTCAAGAAGGCCATCGAAGCCTACTGGGCCGGCAAAATCGACGCCGCTGCACTGGACGCTGCCGCCAAGGGCATCCAGCTGACCATCGCCAAGCGCCTGCAGGAACTGGGCCTCACCGAAGCTGCCGCCGTTCCGGGCACCTTCTCCTACTACGACCAGGTCCTGGACGCCACCGCCCACCTCGGCGCTGTCCCGGCCCGCTTCGGCAAGCTCCTCAACGCCGAAGGCCAGCTCGACATCGACGGCTACTTCACCCTGGCCCGTGGCACCAAAGACCAGCAGCCACTGGAAATGACCAAGTGGTTCGACACGAACTATCACTACCTCGTTCCGGAGATCGGCCCGGAGACCGAATTCACCCTGGCCTCCAACCGCATTGTTGAGGAATTCGAGTTTGCCTTGGCCAACGGCGTCGAGACCCGCCCGTACATCGTCGGCCCGGTCACCTACCTGCTGCTTTCCAAGGCTTCGGATGAGGCCCCCGCCGGCTTCGCTCCGCTGTCCCGCCTCAAGGACGTCCTGCCGGTCTACGTGCAGCTGCTCGGGAAGCTCGCCGCCGCAGGCGCCAGCTGGATTCAGCTGGACGAGCCAGCACTGGTGGTTGACCAGGACACCCCGGCCGCAGAAATCGAAGCAGCCGTTGCCCGCACCTACGAAGTTCTCTCCGCGGCAGCCAAGCGCCCCCAGATCCTCGTCTCCACCCCTTACGGTGCCCTCGACGGCCAGCTGGGCACACTTGCCGCCACGAACATCGACGCCCTGCACATTGACGCCTTCAAGGGTGCAGCCCCGTCCGCAGCTGCGCTGGCCGGCCTTGGCAACAAGACCCTGGTTGCCGGCGTCGTCGACGGCCACAACATCTGGCGCAACGACCTCGCAGTCGCTGCCGCCAAGCTGGATGAACTGAAGTCTGCCGCCGGCCGGATCGCCGTCAGCACCTCCACCTCCACCCAGCACGTCCCGCACGACGTCACCGAAGAGGGCCAGCTCTCCGAAGAGCTGCGCAGCTGGCTCGCGTTTGCCGACCAGAAGGCCGTAGAAGTCAAGACGCTCGCGTCCTACCTGGCCGACCCGGCCTCCGCACAGGCAGCCATCGACGAGGCGTCCGCCGTCATCGCAGCCCGCGCCATCGCCGAAGGCGTCCGCCGCGACGACGTCCGGGCCCGCACCGAGGCCCTGACCGCAGCGGACTTCAGCCGCTCCGCTTACACGGTCCGCGAAGCCGCCCAGGAAGAGGCCCTGCACCTCCCGCCGCTGCCCACCACCACCATCGGCTCCTTCCCGCAGACGTCCGAGATCCGCTCGGCGCGTGCCCGCAACAACAAGGGCGACCTCACCAACGAGCAGTACGGGCAGCTCATGAAGGACGAGATCAAGCGCGTCGTTGAGCTGCAGGAAGAGCTTGGCTACGACGTCCTGGTGCACGGCGAGCCCGAGCGCAATGACATGGTCCAGTACTTCGCCGAGAACCTCGAAGGCTTCGATGTGACGGTTCACGGCTGGGTCCAGTCCTACGGCTCACGCTGCACACGTCCGTCCATCCTCTGGGGCGACGTCACCCGCAGCGCCCCTATCACGGTGGCCTGGGCCGAGTACGCCCAGTCGCTGACCAGCAAGCCCATGAAGGGCATGCTCACGGGTCCGGTCACCATCCTGGCCTGGTCCTTCGTGCGCGATGACCAGCCCCTCGGCGAGACCGCCAACCAGGTTGGCCTGGCCTTGCGCGACGAAATCGCGGACCTCGAGGCTGCCGGCATCAAGGTCATCCAGGTGGATGAGCCCGCTCTTCGCGAACTCCTGCCGCTGCGCAAGGCCGATCACGCCGCCTACCTGAAGTGGTCAGTGGATTCCTTCCGTCTGGCCACCGCCGGTGCCGCTGACGCCACGCAGATCCACACCCACCTCTGCTACTCGGAGTTCGGCGTGATCATCGACGCCATCGACGGCCTCGATGCAGACGTCACCTCCATCGAAGCGGCACGGTCCCGCATGGAGGTTGTCCACGACCTCGAGTCCCACGGCTTCGGCCGCGGCGTTGGTCCGGGCGTCTACGACATCCACTCGCCGCGTGTTCCAGGCGAAGCAGAGGTCACCGAGCTCCTGGCGACCGCCGTCAAGCACGTCCCGTCCCGCCAGCTCTGGGTCAACCCGGACTGCGGCCTGAAGACCCGCGGCTACGCCGAGACCGAAGAGTCCCTGCGCAACCTGGTTAAGGCCACCAAGACGGTCCGCGCCGGCCTGTTGCAGTCCGCCAAGTAA
- a CDS encoding methylenetetrahydrofolate reductase: protein MSPPSLIETHPNLSETAPVALSYELFPPRSPAAAESLWTTIRELETTEPDYVSVTYGASGSNRDTAVELINRLLLETTLRPLAHLTCVGNTPEELAEIIGDLLDTGVRGILALRGDQPKDGAPLAAGSLRYAQDLIELIRRVEQRRSALLCAGKIAVGVAAYPTRHPESPSEAHDVEVLLAKQRSGADFAITQVFFHTEQYANLISRARRAGVTIPIIPGVMPFTSLRRVTRLGELTGVEPDPELLARLAAADTDSERLRIGVRATVDLANAALEAGAPGIHIYTFNEHQSALEVLDKLALPRQSRSVGRRSATLRRQLAS, encoded by the coding sequence ATGTCACCGCCAAGCCTTATCGAAACGCATCCGAATCTCTCCGAGACTGCTCCCGTGGCGCTCTCGTACGAGCTGTTCCCGCCCCGCTCGCCGGCTGCGGCCGAGTCGCTCTGGACCACCATCCGGGAACTGGAAACCACCGAACCGGACTACGTCTCCGTCACGTATGGTGCCAGTGGCTCGAACCGGGACACCGCGGTCGAACTCATCAACCGGCTCCTGCTGGAAACCACGCTCCGACCGCTGGCCCACCTCACCTGCGTTGGCAACACGCCGGAGGAACTGGCCGAAATCATCGGCGACCTCCTGGACACAGGGGTCCGGGGCATCCTGGCCCTCCGGGGCGACCAGCCCAAGGACGGTGCGCCGCTTGCCGCAGGGTCTCTGCGGTATGCGCAGGACCTGATCGAACTCATCCGGCGGGTTGAACAGCGTCGGTCGGCCCTGCTGTGTGCAGGCAAGATCGCCGTGGGCGTCGCCGCCTACCCCACCCGGCACCCGGAATCACCCAGTGAAGCCCACGACGTCGAGGTGCTGCTCGCCAAGCAGCGCTCCGGCGCCGACTTTGCCATCACCCAGGTCTTCTTCCACACCGAGCAGTACGCGAACCTCATCAGCCGCGCACGGCGGGCAGGGGTTACCATCCCTATCATCCCGGGCGTTATGCCGTTCACCAGCCTGCGCCGGGTCACACGGCTCGGGGAACTGACAGGTGTTGAGCCGGACCCGGAACTCCTGGCCCGGCTGGCAGCCGCGGACACTGATTCCGAACGCCTCCGGATCGGTGTCCGGGCCACGGTGGACCTGGCCAACGCGGCCCTCGAGGCCGGCGCGCCCGGTATCCACATCTACACGTTCAACGAACATCAGAGCGCGTTGGAGGTGCTGGACAAACTGGCACTCCCGCGCCAGTCCCGTTCAGTTGGCCGTCGCAGCGCCACCCTCCGGCGCCAGCTCGCCAGCTGA
- a CDS encoding VWA domain-containing protein, whose protein sequence is MTLQLILPWWVMAPLIAATVLFLVWRLVQASRARSAGARRDWLFRGTLVLLLLSAALRPGVPGGSSQAATADVNVFFVVDTSSSIAAEDYGDGSPRLERVREDIMAIASELAGARFSLLTFDSNAVVRMPLTTDTTALDTSVSVLKPQVTAFSKGSSVTAAGTLLAERLRAARDSHPERPRLVYYLGDGEQTSARAPEPLRVGGGLVDGGAVLGYGTAGGGRMKENTGQGPGQDVAAGYIQDRSSGMGGDALSVIDEVRLQGISGQLGIPYVHRSAGDPVAPMMQAADPGDLERAAADGDVAGRTELYWLLAAGAFLLALREGFLVLSQWRQLRPVQGVRT, encoded by the coding sequence ATGACACTGCAACTGATCCTGCCCTGGTGGGTTATGGCCCCGCTCATCGCCGCGACCGTGCTGTTTCTGGTCTGGCGCCTGGTCCAGGCTTCGCGGGCGCGCTCTGCCGGTGCACGCCGCGACTGGCTGTTCAGGGGCACCCTGGTGCTGCTGCTCCTTTCGGCGGCGCTCCGGCCGGGTGTTCCCGGTGGAAGTTCCCAAGCCGCGACGGCGGACGTCAACGTCTTCTTTGTGGTGGACACCAGCAGCAGCATCGCAGCCGAAGACTACGGCGACGGTTCACCCCGGCTTGAAAGGGTGCGGGAGGACATCATGGCCATCGCGAGTGAACTGGCCGGAGCCCGCTTTTCGCTCCTGACCTTCGACAGCAACGCCGTGGTCCGGATGCCCCTGACTACCGACACCACCGCCCTGGACACCAGCGTGTCCGTCCTAAAGCCCCAGGTCACCGCATTCTCCAAAGGCAGCAGCGTCACGGCTGCCGGAACCTTGCTGGCGGAACGGCTGCGGGCCGCCCGCGACAGCCATCCCGAACGGCCACGGCTGGTCTACTACCTGGGCGACGGTGAACAGACCAGCGCCCGGGCACCGGAACCTCTTCGGGTCGGCGGCGGCCTGGTGGACGGCGGTGCGGTGCTCGGCTATGGCACGGCGGGGGGTGGGCGGATGAAGGAAAACACGGGGCAGGGTCCGGGGCAGGACGTGGCTGCCGGCTACATCCAGGACCGGTCGTCCGGAATGGGCGGGGATGCGTTGTCGGTCATCGATGAGGTCCGGCTGCAGGGGATTTCCGGTCAGCTGGGGATTCCCTACGTCCACCGTTCGGCCGGAGATCCGGTGGCGCCGATGATGCAGGCCGCTGATCCCGGGGACCTCGAACGGGCAGCGGCGGATGGTGACGTTGCCGGCCGGACTGAGCTGTACTGGCTCCTGGCCGCCGGCGCGTTCCTGCTGGCCCTCCGAGAGGGTTTTCTGGTACTGAGCCAGTGGCGGCAGCTCCGACCGGTACAGGGAGTCCGAACATGA
- a CDS encoding VWA domain-containing protein yields the protein MELMFWWLIPAALVIAGLAGWRALRPDRQANARRRPVANADRLTALPEYQAALRRHRRWLGVATLAAITLVVSAVAAAARPVELTTIAPEQRNRDIMLCLDTSGSMSSADSAVVQMFAHLAKEFDGERIGLTVFDSSAVQVFPLTDDYAYVQEQLTLAKDAFEGNPGSAGFLDGTWNGRGSSLIGDGLASCVNGFPDTHAAEAGEADAGRRRSRSIVLATDNYLSGDPIFTLEQATALAKKRDVPVYALNPGDFDYGPGPGQPGARLRAVAETSGGAYYRLDSQEAVADIVRSVQETEATAMKGAPQAVVSDRPELPLTLAVLSGLVLAGASWRLRP from the coding sequence ATGGAACTGATGTTCTGGTGGCTGATCCCGGCGGCACTGGTCATCGCGGGCCTGGCCGGATGGCGCGCCCTCCGCCCGGACCGTCAAGCCAACGCACGACGGCGGCCGGTCGCCAATGCGGACCGCCTCACCGCCCTGCCCGAATACCAGGCCGCCCTCCGCCGGCACCGCCGCTGGCTGGGGGTGGCCACCCTCGCGGCCATAACCCTGGTGGTCTCTGCGGTCGCAGCGGCAGCGCGCCCGGTGGAGCTGACCACCATCGCGCCGGAGCAGCGCAACCGGGACATCATGCTCTGCCTGGACACGTCGGGCTCGATGAGCAGCGCCGACTCGGCTGTGGTGCAGATGTTTGCCCACCTGGCGAAGGAGTTCGATGGTGAACGGATCGGCCTGACGGTTTTCGACAGCAGCGCCGTCCAGGTCTTCCCACTGACCGACGACTACGCATATGTCCAGGAGCAGCTGACGCTGGCCAAGGACGCCTTCGAGGGTAACCCCGGCAGCGCCGGATTCCTGGACGGCACCTGGAACGGCCGCGGATCGTCACTGATCGGCGACGGCCTGGCGTCCTGCGTCAACGGATTCCCGGACACACACGCCGCTGAGGCGGGGGAAGCAGATGCAGGCAGGCGGCGCTCGCGGTCCATCGTCCTGGCAACGGACAATTACCTGTCCGGCGATCCCATCTTCACTCTCGAGCAGGCGACCGCGCTGGCCAAGAAGCGCGACGTGCCCGTGTATGCCTTGAACCCCGGCGACTTCGACTATGGACCCGGCCCCGGCCAGCCCGGAGCCAGGCTGCGCGCGGTGGCAGAAACCAGCGGCGGAGCGTACTACCGGCTGGACAGCCAGGAAGCCGTGGCGGACATCGTCCGGTCCGTGCAGGAAACCGAAGCCACTGCCATGAAAGGCGCACCCCAGGCAGTGGTCTCGGACCGGCCCGAGCTGCCGCTCACCTTGGCGGTCCTGTCCGGCCTGGTGCTGGCCGGCGCATCGTGGAGGTTGCGGCCATGA
- a CDS encoding DUF58 domain-containing protein, producing the protein MTSLLPRVKAKMAIFAHRKARGMLDGEYGSVFRGRSLDFEDLRAYIPGDDVRDIDWKATARFGSPLIKRYMAVRRQTVLLIADTGRGMAAESRDGETKKDIAVMALGVVGYLAHRHGDVVGLVCGDGNGTRSIPAKAGEPHLERLLRGVDSSTSLHSGPSRIEDQLGYVARNVKGRFLLFVVSDEHAAGPDTEQLLRRLRAQHEILWLTIRDADLAGEGLTGQDAFSVADSSVLPAHLAASPAIAAAYAKAAGERDAARHALLRSTGITQGHVAGSSAVMTELFALLERHRRAG; encoded by the coding sequence GTGACCAGCCTCCTGCCGCGCGTGAAGGCGAAGATGGCCATCTTCGCCCACCGGAAAGCCCGTGGCATGCTCGACGGCGAATATGGTTCAGTCTTCCGCGGCCGCAGCCTCGACTTTGAAGACCTGCGCGCCTATATCCCCGGCGACGACGTCCGCGACATCGACTGGAAGGCCACCGCCCGGTTCGGCTCGCCGCTCATCAAACGGTACATGGCCGTGCGGCGCCAGACCGTCCTGCTCATTGCCGACACCGGCCGGGGCATGGCTGCCGAGTCCCGCGACGGCGAAACCAAGAAGGACATCGCCGTGATGGCACTCGGTGTGGTGGGCTACCTGGCGCACCGGCACGGCGACGTGGTGGGTCTGGTCTGCGGAGACGGCAACGGGACGCGGTCCATCCCAGCCAAGGCGGGCGAGCCGCATCTGGAGCGGCTCCTGCGCGGGGTTGACTCGTCCACCTCCTTGCACTCCGGCCCCAGCAGGATCGAGGACCAGCTGGGATACGTGGCCCGCAACGTCAAGGGCCGGTTCCTGCTGTTTGTGGTCTCCGACGAACATGCTGCCGGTCCTGACACCGAACAGCTGCTCCGCAGGCTCCGTGCCCAGCACGAGATCCTCTGGCTCACCATCAGGGACGCCGACCTGGCCGGGGAAGGCCTTACCGGCCAGGACGCCTTCAGCGTGGCTGACTCCTCGGTGCTGCCAGCACACCTGGCGGCATCCCCGGCCATCGCGGCGGCCTACGCCAAGGCAGCCGGGGAGCGGGATGCCGCCCGGCACGCTTTGCTCCGCAGTACGGGCATCACCCAAGGCCACGTGGCCGGCAGCAGCGCGGTCATGACGGAACTCTTCGCCCTCCTGGAAAGGCACCGGCGTGCAGGCTGA
- a CDS encoding MoxR family ATPase, which translates to MLQTSAPARIDPAELARAQQVVANISRSFNAKVVGQARLRESLLVGLMTGGHILLESVPGLAKTTAAQAVAEAVSAEFRRIQCTPDLLPSDIVGTQIYDAAKGTFITQLGPVHANIVLLDEINRSSAKTQSAMLEAMQERQTSIGGQEYRLPSPFMVLATQNPIEQEGTYQLPEAQMDRFMLKDVLDYPTPAEETEIIRRIDAGVFSPEQKPAATASLDAVIGVQELVKRIYIDPAIINYIVGLVFVTRNAGQYIDPRLAGFIEFGASPRASIAFSQAARAVALLNGRDHVIPEDVNSLAHRVLRHRLILGFDAVAEQMPVETIIDAVVASVQTP; encoded by the coding sequence TTGCTTCAGACCAGTGCGCCCGCACGAATCGACCCGGCGGAACTGGCCCGGGCACAGCAGGTGGTGGCGAACATTTCGCGCAGTTTCAATGCCAAGGTAGTGGGCCAGGCGCGGCTGCGTGAATCCCTGCTGGTGGGCCTGATGACCGGCGGGCACATCCTGCTGGAAAGCGTTCCGGGGCTGGCGAAGACCACCGCCGCGCAGGCCGTGGCCGAAGCAGTGAGCGCAGAGTTCCGCCGGATCCAGTGCACGCCGGACCTGCTGCCCAGCGACATCGTGGGCACCCAGATCTACGACGCCGCCAAGGGCACCTTCATCACCCAGTTGGGGCCGGTGCACGCCAACATCGTCCTGCTCGATGAGATCAACCGGTCCAGCGCCAAGACCCAGAGCGCCATGCTGGAGGCCATGCAGGAGCGGCAGACCTCCATCGGGGGCCAGGAATACCGGCTGCCCTCCCCGTTTATGGTCCTGGCCACCCAGAACCCCATCGAGCAGGAAGGCACGTACCAGCTGCCGGAGGCGCAGATGGACCGTTTTATGCTCAAGGACGTGCTGGACTACCCCACGCCGGCCGAGGAAACAGAAATCATCCGGCGGATCGACGCCGGGGTCTTCAGCCCGGAGCAGAAGCCGGCGGCCACTGCCTCGCTGGACGCCGTCATCGGCGTGCAGGAGCTGGTGAAGCGGATCTACATTGACCCGGCCATCATCAACTACATCGTGGGCCTCGTGTTCGTCACCCGGAACGCCGGGCAGTACATCGACCCGAGGCTCGCCGGCTTCATCGAATTCGGCGCGAGCCCGCGGGCCAGCATTGCCTTCAGTCAGGCCGCCCGGGCAGTGGCCCTGCTTAACGGCAGGGACCATGTGATCCCGGAGGACGTGAACTCCCTCGCCCATCGCGTGCTGCGGCACCGCCTCATCCTGGGATTCGACGCCGTTGCGGAGCAGATGCCGGTGGAGACGATCATCGACGCAGTCGTAGCCTCCGTCCAGACTCCCTGA